In Mycolicibacterium alvei, a single window of DNA contains:
- a CDS encoding peptidase — MDTTGSGRAIEIAPFHSGGALKGFVVLGRWPDSTKEWAQLLMVTVRVASLPGLLSTTTIFGVREELPETPRPGTVGIVIAEGPVVGESAVPPGYFADHQPPALLMLHPPSETTPSLPECTGAASGCVLLPGLPHLGLEHRAAWVEAESDGTVTSMVSRVGVDPISHPDTAILAMLLAA; from the coding sequence ATGGATACGACGGGGTCCGGCCGGGCCATAGAGATCGCCCCCTTCCATTCCGGCGGTGCACTCAAAGGGTTCGTGGTGCTCGGCCGATGGCCCGACTCCACCAAAGAATGGGCGCAGCTGCTCATGGTCACCGTCAGAGTCGCCTCGTTACCTGGATTGCTCTCCACCACAACCATTTTCGGTGTCCGCGAGGAATTGCCCGAGACGCCCCGCCCCGGCACGGTCGGCATCGTCATCGCAGAGGGACCGGTGGTCGGCGAGTCTGCGGTTCCGCCCGGGTATTTCGCCGACCATCAACCCCCGGCACTACTGATGCTGCATCCGCCCTCGGAGACAACTCCGTCACTTCCCGAATGCACCGGCGCCGCTTCGGGCTGCGTGTTGCTGCCCGGACTTCCACATCTCGGATTGGAACACCGCGCGGCCTGGGTGGAAGCCGAATCCGACGGCACCGTCACGTCGATGGTCAGCAGGGTGGGCGTCGACCCGATCAGTCATCCCGACACCGCGATCCTGGCGATGCTGTTGGCGGCGTGA